In Microbacterium sp. zg-Y818, the genomic window TCGGTGGCGGGGCTGAACCTCACCAGCCGCGGCGCTCTCGAGAACACCACGCTGTCGGTCGCTCTCGGCGACGCGGTGTTGGGTGAGGTGCCCGTCACCGCCGGCGCCGCGACGGTCTCGGTCACGCTGCCGGCCGGGGTCGCCGCGGGCGCTGCGGCGCTCACGTTGACGGCCCAGCCCTCGGGCACCGTCGTCTCGGTGCCGATCGAGGTGGCGGCGAGCACCGTCGAGAAGGCGCAGACCAGCACCCGCCTCGTGGCGCTGCTGCCGGTGCACATCAACCGTTTCCTGCCCACGACGCTCGTCGCGTACGTGCAGCAGAGCGGGACACGGGCCGACGGCACAGTCGAGTTCCGCGAGGGTGGACCCGATGGCGCCGTCATCGGCACAGCTCCCGTGCGCGGCGGACTGGCGTCGCTGCGGCTGGGCACGCTCACCCGCGGCACCCACTCGTACACGGCCGTCTTCGTCCCCCGGGATGCCGAGACCGTGGCCGGGTCGGAGAGTGCGCCGGTGAAGGTGCGCGCCATCGGCTGACGAAGTGCTGGGCGTCCGGCCGGAGCTGCGTGCTCCCCCGGGCGCCCGGCTCGTAGGGTGGACCCATGACGGTGCAGGTGGTGCTGGTCCACGGGATCCGCACGTCGGCGACGATGTGGCGAGCCCAGGTGGAGCACCTGGCTGCCCGTGGCATCCCCGTCCAAGCGCTGGATCTGCCGGGACACGGCACGCGCATGGCCGAGACGTTCACGTTAGAGGGTGCGTTCGCGACGATCGACGAGGCGGTGCGGGATGCCGCGACCCGCGGTCCCGTGCTGCTGGTGGGTCACTCGATGGGCGGGCTGATCTGCACCGAGTACGTCGGTCGCGAGGACCGGCCGCCGGTCGCCGGCTTCATCGGCGCCTCGTGCACCTCGGTGCCGCGTGGCGTGGGGTTGACCGCGTACCGGCTGATCGCGCGCGGATTCGACGCGCTGCCGAGTCACGGCATCTGGTTCACAAAGCGGATGCTGGCACGCACGCTGCCGCCCGAAACGCGGGAGGACTTCGGGGCGGGCGGATACGCGTTCACCGCCCAGGACGTTGCGCTC contains:
- a CDS encoding alpha/beta hydrolase yields the protein MTVQVVLVHGIRTSATMWRAQVEHLAARGIPVQALDLPGHGTRMAETFTLEGAFATIDEAVRDAATRGPVLLVGHSMGGLICTEYVGREDRPPVAGFIGASCTSVPRGVGLTAYRLIARGFDALPSHGIWFTKRMLARTLPPETREDFGAGGYAFTAQDVALRSLSVLDLLAALRRIDVPTWFVNGQYDQLRVNERLFCRLVPQAELIVVPRTTHLVTAMRPAVFNAVLDLAVATLEHEVAPSGRVV